Within the Dolichospermum compactum NIES-806 genome, the region TTTTTTACTATTTCCCAGCCTACATGATGGCAGGTAAGATGTGGTAATTTGTCCATGAAAGAGGTATAAAACCTCAGTTGTAGAGTCAGATATTCAGACTATTGCCGGCTAACCCTGTTACTTATGGATTGTTGATTAGCTTTACAGTTTATGATCTGGCAACTGCCAAGATAGTTAAGACATCAATTGATTATGAAACTCTTTTGATCACAGGATTTTACTCAGTGATTCCTAACTTATGTAACTCCTTCCCCCTATTCTTAAAAAGTATAGTTCCAAAAAGTATAGACATTGATTGATCTCATCCTTTTTATCAGCAACAGATTAATTCAACAATAGCGTTAGCTAAACTTCTCCGTAGCTCCCACTATAACAAAACAACCCTATCTATGGATTTCAAGCTGTTGGAACTGCTTGACAGCAGACATTCAACGGGCTATTAACTGTTTGATAGAGCTTAATGCTAGTACCGCCGGGCGTTCGTCAAAAGTCAAAAGTAATATTGAGCAAGCTTTTTGGCAATTGAGAATGGTTCATTCACTTAACCGGCAGTGTACTAGTACCGCCGGGCGTTCGTCAAAAGTCAAAAGGAATATTGGGCAAGCTTTTTGGCGATTAAGAATGGTTGATTTATTTACGCCGTGCTGTACTAGTAATAATTTTTAATAACCTCCCCACGTTTTTTGATGAATGTTTTTTAGTTACTAATTTTACAACTTCTGGCATGATTTTGTAACTAATGGCTAAAGAATCCCATATCTATATGTGTAATATATACCTAATTTACAAAAATATGAAATTAGTAGTTTAAATGATTTGTCTGTTGAGCTAGGCACAGGCAGAAGGAGGTAGAAAGCAAAAATGTTGATTGTCAACGGATTGGTGTTTTGTTCAGTAAGTCTGATTTCTTGATAACTAAGCCTGATTTTTTTTGATTCATTTGTACTAATGGAATAGCAGGATTTTTGAGATCAATGTAATCTATATTACTAGGATTAACTTCATTTGGTAAACGGCGCATTTGGACAAGTGCTTGAATTTGTTTAGTTAATCTACTGCTAGGGCTACCTAAATGCACATTTCCTAATTCAGTTTTCAAAATTAAATTTGTAGGATCTTGAAAATTAATTTCCGTCACCTTGAGAGAACTGCTACTGATAGCTTCATAAAGTTGCGTCCAGAATGGCTTGTATTGAGCGATCACCCCAATGACTATGAGTCGAGGTAATTTCGCCTTGGGGTTAATGGAGATATAGGTTGATAAAGGCATCCATACACCACCAGCGTCTAACAAACCCAGTTCATTTTGTTTGTTAGCCGTACCGCTATTTTGTAAACAAGACTTAACCTCAGTAGACTTACCCGTGAAAGCCGGATTCAGAACACAACTAGTGACCGTTTGATCTGTAGTTACTTGAGCTATAGCTACCGGTATTCGTTCCTGGATTTCAATAATTAAACCAGGAGGTAATAAACGACGACTAACCGTAGCTTGGGCAATATTCGGTTGTTTTCTTAAAGAATCAGCAATCAGGGAAGGTTCAATTCGCCATAAAGACTGGGGAGACGACAACCCCAACAATGAATAAATATCCTTTTGCGTCAAAACTTGACCACCGGATTTAATCACTATTTGCCCCGAATCCTTTAACACCCACATCGGTTGGATTGCCCCCCAGAATAAAACCGCAGCAAATCCAGTTACAGCCAGCGTCCGCCAAATAGCCTGAAGAATTTTGAGTTGTCGCTGCCGACGTAATTTTTGGCGGCGTTGAGCTAAATTTGTCCGAGAAACTGATAATATCCCAGCCATTGTTTTCCTCTTATGAATATCAATCCAATCTACAAGATAAATTGAACTATTCTAACGAGCCATCAATTTTGAAAACATTATGAGTATAGTTGGGAAGAACATCCTCATCACTAACTTCCTCCGACAAATTTACTAACAAAGCTTGTACTCGCATTCGCGCAATATAAGGCCAACCACCCTCAGACTCAATATCTCGAAGCAGCGAGTATAATCTTTGGCGATTAGTCGGCAAATTTTCCTGAAACACCCCATCCCGAATTTCTTTGTGCAACTTTTCTAAATGACGTAGCAAAGCCAATAATGCAATCACATCTCCTTCACAGTTCTGAGCTACATCTTTAACCGCACCGGAAATCGCCTGTAGCTGGCAGGACAAATCCCCAGATGCACAATTTTGATCATGGTTCATGGAACGTTTTACTCCATAAAACTAATACGATACTGGAAAAGTCCTTAAATTGATCAACAAAAAATTCATACAGCAGAATTCAGAGTCCCCAAGTCAGGAGTAAAACTGGCTTAATGGGTTTGAATTTAGATCCTGTACCTCATTAATCTGCAATCTGCTGTATATAGTGGTCAGTAAGTTGGCGTTAAAAATTGTCGTGATCGCAAGAAAACAAATTTTGGGCAACTTTACTTTTCTTTACATATTTTGATGATCTTACTTCCACCTACTCAGCACCCCTACCTCCTGAATATATAACTTTCTCACTATTCTCAGGTAACGAGAATCCTTGATGGTAAGGTAGAGAAGGCTTTTCCATGATTTGTGCTGTACGGCAGCCAAATTTAACCACTAGAGCGCTTTGATTTTGAGTTAAAAAAAATCGTATGATCTGGCTAATTTCCCTATCCAAACACTCTTGTTGTATGTCCTGAAAACACATACATCATCCAAAATGGATGTGGTTCGCTGCTTAGTCTATGGTTTGAATTCCCGACTCAGGAACGCATTGCGTCCAAGTACGTTTACTAAAGCAGTTTGACAACTTAGATATTAATTTTTGAGATTGAGGTTAACCATGAGGTATCGCGCTTTAATTGTTGCTTTCTTGGCTCTATGCTTAGGGCTAATCACCGCTTGCAGTGATGAACCTTCCACCAGCGTCCGTGATGTACTCACCTACGAACAAATTCGCGGCACCGGCTTGGCTAACAAATGCCCCCAACTAGCAGAAACTAGTCGTGGTTCAATTGCTATTGATCCGAGCGTGAAATATAGCATCAAAGAACTTTGTTTAGAACCAACCAGTTTCTTTGTTAAGGAAGAACCTGCCAACAAACGTCAAAAAGCAGAATTTGTACCTGGTAAAGTTATGACTAGATATACTTCTACTATTGATCAAGTACAAGGTCAGCTAACCAGTAATGCAGACAAGAGCTTAACCTTTAAGGAAGAAGATGGTCTTGACTTCCAAGCTATCACAGTTAAACTTCCCGGTGGTGAACTAGTACCCTTCTTATTTACCATCAAAAACTTAGTTGCACAAACACAACCTAATTTAACTAGCATCAATACGTCCACTGACTTTGAAGGAACTTTTAAAGTACCTTCCTATCGTGGCGCTGCTTTCTTAGATCCTAAAGGTCGTGGTGTTGTCAGTGGCTATGATAACGCTGTAGCTTTACCAGCCGGATCTGATAATGAAGAATTGACCCGTACTAATGTTAAACGTGCAGAAATTCTCCCAGGTAAAATTTCCTTACGAGTAGCCAAAGTAGACAATACTTCTGGTGAAATAGCTGGAACTTTTGAAAGTGAACAACCTTCTGATACAGATTTAGGTGCAGGTGAACCTAAAGAAGTGAAGATTCGTGGTTTGTTCTACGCACGTATTGAACCCCTTTCCTAAATATTGATACAACATCATAGGAGCGTATACTGTATAAATATTTTAGCAATTTAGTAACTTAATATACCTCCATGATGTTGAAAATGAATTCAGAAGTCACAAGAATTGATTTGTGATAATCACCCCAGCCAAGATGTACTCAGCTATTAATGTGCATCTTGGTTTTTTTCTGGGAAAACTATGGCTGTTGACTATTTATGTAAATTCACTGACCTAAAATTTTATTTTATCTTTATGTTTTCAGGTTTGAGATAAACTTAACTATTTAATTACATAATATTACTTATTTAATCAAAAGAAGGTAGCAGATAAACAAAAATAATCTCAGCATCAAGCTTGATCATCATCAACTATCTTTAATCGCAATCAACTAGTACAACTCAATTTGGGACTAGTCAGAGTTTCTCGCCAAGTTAAAAAAGGCTTAGATTTGTTGAAAAAAATTATGGTTGGTGCGACAGAAGATTAGTTATGGAATAGGATTACGAAATATCAAAATTTAGGTTATAAAGAGGACAGAATTAAGACTGTGGTCTAAAACAAGGGCTGATCAGCAACATTTTATTCCTTTGACACTCTCAGGGCTAAAGCCGCTGAGATTCTTGGTTCAACGAGTCCACTTAGCTTAGACCCCTTGCGGTATCTAAGTCAGAGGTGGTTCTCTCCCCAAGCGTTAATTTTCCTCCCGCCCGGAGGTAGTTGCATTGCTGCAAATTTTGATTGAGTTTAAATTCTGTGTTGTCTAGCTCCCATGAAGATTTTACCTATTCGGAGGGCAGTCACTATAACTATGGAATAGAACCCCATATCAACAAGAGTCAAGGACCAGAAAAGCCGTTAGGCCGCTAGGTTTTTAGACAGGTTGATTACCGTTCCTGTTGTGAACAGTATAACACCATTAAGTACAAAGGCGATGAACTTTTACGTACTTTAACCAATCTTTACAAAAAAACTCTATGCGGTTAAAACCGCACGAGTCGCTTATATCTCAGGTCTAAAGACACTGAGTTTTACGCTTACCGGATGTCTCTATAAACAAACTTTCCTATAGTTTTTAAGAACAGCTAATGAGTAAAAATTCCCATATTGCTGCCGCAGCTATTTTAACAACCTTGGTACTTACTGGATGTACTATAGGTGAACCACCAACAGCTACTAATCCTGCCAGTCCTCAATCAAATCCTGGTCTTCAAGTAACTACTCCGAAACCGGCACAGCCACCATCTTTGACTCAACCTTTTAATAATCCTCTTATATCTAGTAAACTACCCGTGAGTTCTGGTTCAGTTGACAGTTTGATTCAACCAACAAATGGTACGGAGCGTTTGTTGGTGGTACAGAAAGGAAGAACTGATCCTTTTGGGCAAATTGTGGAGTCAATAGGTGTGACAAAAACTAAGCTTCCTGGTCAGAAAATTGCTGTTCCTAAATTACCTCCTTTACCTACAGCAAGTCAGCCAAAACCAATAAAAACAATAGCAACTAAACAACAAGTCTCCCCGAAAGCACCAACCCAGCCTGTAGCAACTAAACCAGCAATTTTGTTACCCAAAAAACCACTACAGATCGCAGAAAAACCTTGGATAAGACCAGTTTTACCGGCGGTTTTGGCTGGATCTGTATCGTCTCCTAAGCTGAAGACGATATTACCACCGGCGCCACAACCAGAGACGGCTAAAGGTGTGATTGTGACTGGTGTAATTTTAATTGGTAAAGTACCTCAAGCAATTGTGCAAGTACCGGATGAGCTAACTAGTAGATATGTACAACCAGGACAAAGACTGGTGAATGGGGTGTTGGTAAACCGCATTGAAATGGGCAAAGGTGCTAATCCGACTGTGATTTTGGAACAGTACGGTGTTGAAGTTGCTAAACAAGTCGGGGAACAACCAGTTAAGGTATCTAAACCAGCTACTACAGCTTCTGTGGGTAATCCTATTTCGGTGGGAAATCCTGTGGGGGCGGCTTCATAGCTATGAATTTACAGGAGCAAATAACATTTGCTGGTTTACCATTGGCTGTATATCGGGAAGTGGCGGCGCATCTTCGTCAGGTGGTAGGTGTGGAAGTGGGACTAATTCCGCAAACATCTGTGGAGTTTGATTACAACCAAAGTCAAGTTTCTGGCTTATGGGTTTCATGGACACCAACTGCTGATGCAGAAAGTCGGGAAAGGTTTAAACAGATAGTGGCTTATTATCAAAATCGCTATAGGTTGCTATAAACTGGAATGAAATTTGATGATGTTAAGTTGTTGGTTAGCAAATAACTGACAACTGACAGTATGGCTAACGCCACCCTACGCTATCGGCTGACGCTCACGGCGAAGCAACTGACAAATGACAACTAGATATTAACTTGGGTTAAGAGAAGATAGAACGGTTAAACTGACAGGCAGGTTAATGCAAAATATTTATTGGCTGCTCTTAGGTTTAGGCTTTATTGATAATGGAAAACTGGCAATTTCTGATACAGAAACAGGGAGATCATACTTGGCGCACGTTGGAGTCGTCAAATTTGAAGGTTTGGGCAGGTAATTACCGAATTTTGGCTCGTTCTGGTCTGAATAATACGGATGTTGATGTGCGAGTCACCCATATATCTATTGATGAGGTTCCACCGAAACGGAGACTTCTCAAGCGATCGCGCCGGACTAATAGTGAAGGACTGATGGCTGTAATTCCTTTTACCCACTTTAAGCCAGGGATTTGGGAATTGCGATGCTCTGGAGATATTATGTCAGATATGCTGGGTCAGTCCTGGCAACGCACCCTCATTATTCACGTATCACCCCTAGAAACTAGCGCTGCGCTGCCTCCTCAACTGGTTGAGGAATCTGATCTAGCTGTGACGACTGAGGCTGATACTGAAGTCAGTATTGTGATGAATCACGGTACTCCCGTCTGGTTTAAGGGGGAAACAACTGAGCAAATTTTACAAAACTTATTAGATTTAGCTTTACCTGAAGATGAACCCTTACTAGATGAGGAGACTATTGAAAATGCGCCGACTTTACCACCACCTCTACTACTGAATCTGAGTTTAGATCAAGATACTTATATTGTTCCTTGGGGGGACAATTTTACGATTCATGGTGATGTGGAAGTAAATGAAATAGAGAATCTGGCAGATGAAGGATTTTCTATGGGGGGACTTTGCCAACTCCGGCTAGAAATTGCCTTGCGATCGCCTTTAGAATCCAAAATTCTCAACCGGATTCAGCAACCATTAACAAATCAAGTCTTACCTTTTGGTTTTAGCAGTCTGATTCATATTCCCCTCAACTGTGAATCTAAGTTACTTTTAGCCGATATTAATTTATATGGTGCATTAACTGATGTTGGTGAGGTCATACTCTTAGCCAATCATACCTTCACGATTACAGCCGACGTCACTGAATTACTAGCACGACAAACTTTCCTATCCCCTTCTCGTCAAAATTTACCAGAAACAAATCCACCGGTTAAGCCTCAGCCCTCTGTTAAAATTCGATTAGAACTTTTTAATGTAGCTAAAACGCCAAATTTAGCCCAGTTTCACATTTTAAAACCTTCTCCAAACCGACCTTTACCACCCCAGATTAAACCTCTGGTATCCTTGAAAGTTTTTTCACCACAATTACCAAATTTACCTCAAAATTCCACACCTGATATTACTACTGATTCTCAACCAGACTCTCTGGCAAAAACCCTGGCTATTCATCCAATTGATTTGAAAAAGTTGGCAATTAAACCGATCAACACTACTTTACCTTACTTGAAACGGTTGCGGGTTAAGCGGACTCCAGGGGAAACAGTCACTGATCAGTTAGATGTTGCAGAGAAAGAATTAGCGCCTCTGAAAAAATCGCCACTTTTACTGCCTGTAGGAACTTCATCAGTAAAAATACCGCAATCACCAATTGATGATCTGCCACAGACTGATGAGTCTAGGCTGGAGGACACATCCTATGCGGAATTAATCGCGGAAATTGTGGCGGGGGCGATTGCAGATGGGGAATTGAATATGGTTGATTCTCAGGAAAATTACTTAATTCCCCAGGAGGAGGAATTGAATGTAGTTGATTCTCAGGACAATTACTTAATTTCCCAGGATGAGGAATCGAATGTGGTTGATTCCCAGGAGGATTCCCCTCTCTTGCAACAATGGGTAGACAGCCAAGGATACTTATTAATTGAAACTGTGTCTGAAGAATCCTTAAACAAGGATGCTGATGAGGAAATAGCAACTCAGGTAGATTCTATTGCTGACAATCTTCTTTTAGAACTTAATGAACCGGAAATAGTCACTATCACCAGTTCAATCACAACCCAGCCTGGATGGTTGTCTCAAGAAATAGTTATAGATGATCTGGTGGTGACAGAGGATGGGGATAGCTTGGGTGATGAAGCTATAGAGGATGATAATTATTCTCTTGTCCCGGAGGATAAAGCTACACCAGAGAAATCTGGCGTGATGATGGAGTCTTTACCAACTCCCCAATTGTCTTTAGCAGAAGGTGAACTTATTGCTGGTACATCTGTAATGGTGCGTGTAAAAATACCCGAAGTTTCATCTGCGGTAGCTGTTAAGTTATGGGTGGAAGATTACCAAACTCGGAGTCTCCTGGATGGACCACATATTCTGTCAGATTTACGTTCTAATCCTTGGGGAGAAGAAGAAACGGCAATTTACCTCAAAGTTCCTTTTGGCTGCTTAGAAATTCGGTTATCGGCGATCGCTCTTGATCAGACTACTCAGCAGGAAAGTGACAAATTCACGATTATTAAGACAGTAATTCCCCCTAATTTACCAACCATAGAAATGGATGAAATGTTGGGAATGTAAAAAGCTGTGTTAAAAATCTTGATAATTTGGCAAATTAGGGAGGGTTTTGCAGTAAGCTCAATTTGAATTGTAGTAAGACTTTACAGGACTTTAATTCTATGTCAAGTTCATTTTTGCCTACTATTTTGGCTTATTCCTCTTTTTTACCCTCTATCCTCGTTCCCCTAACTGGCTTGGTTTTACCAGCAGTTATTTTCGCATTTTTGTTTTCATACATTGAAAGCGAAGATATTGCTTAATTAGGAGATGAGTAATTGGTTGCTTGATTTTTCTCACCAATTACTTATTTACAAACAAAACCGCCTAACTCATTGATTTAGGCGGTTTTTATAGCGATTTTTGCAAAAGAAGTTCAGAAATGATAATCAAGCAAAAATCCAGTCTTTTGTATTTCTAATTGCTATCTTCTCTCAGAATAGTAGTTACCAGGTAGGTGAGAACAGCGATTGGTTAAAAAAGTCATAACACAACAGACTTTCAAACGGCCTATTCCCTGTTCATTATTCCCTGTTCCCTGCTATGAGATTACATTGAAGAACCAATTCCTGCGTAAGATCCATAAAAGAAAATACCTACAACAGTTATTACACCTAATCCTGCGATCGTAGCGACGACCCACAGGGGAATTCTTCCACTTCCAGACACAGTTTTTTCCTCAGTTACAAAAATTGTCAGTTGTCGGTTGTCAGTTGTCAGTTGTCAGTTGTCGGTTGTCAGTTGTCAGTTGTCAGTTGTCAGTTGTCAGTTGTCGGTTGTCGGTTGTCGGTTGTCAGTTGTCGGTTGAGAATATTCTTTCTGTAACTTGTTACCTATTACCTATTACCTATTACCTATTACTTATTACCTAACTAGCAACTGACGTTAAAAAGACCAGTTAGTTAAAGAAGTAACTGGAAAATAGAATTCCCAGAACGAAGACTAATAGTAGTCCTAGATAGAGAGAGGTACGGTTTAATTCAACCGGTTGTTGATTGGGATTAGGCGTTCTTTCCATGATTAACTCCTAGCGTTGAATAAACTGCATTGAGGCGATCGCGCCCAAAAAGAATACAGTAGGGACAGCTAAGGTATGCACAGCGATCCATCTGACTGTAAAAATGGGATAGGTAACTGGTTGATTGATGTTATTACCGCTAGTCATGATCTCAAATTATTTTCCAATAAAGGTTTCTACTTGTTTTTTTGCGTCAAAACGATCACTTACAATTGGCACTTCTTGACGGACTTGAGTAAAATACTCATTAGGACGAGGTGTGCCAAACACATCATAAGCCAGACCAGTGCTGACAAATAACCAACCAGCAACAAATAATGCGGGAATGGTGATGCTGTGAATTACCCAGTAACGAATACTGGTAACAATGTCAGCAAACGGACGTTCTCCAGTGGTACCTGCCATTTATTTCACTCCCTTATCAAAAACTATTATTGAGTTTATTATCCTACAAAGTTTAGACAGAGTTACAACTTACAACTTTCTTCTGGCGAATACATCCATAGTTGAGTGTAATTAAGCCGCTGAGGCTGTTGTTGCCTCTGGTTTGGGGTTATATTTGAGTAAAACACCGCGATCGCCAATGATAAAGCCTTGATCAGGGCTAAAAAATACAATTTTGTAAAGATTAGCTGCAACTGTTTCGACATCACGGTCTTTTTCCCAAGTTTTACCGCCATCAGTGCTGCGGAGTAAATTACCGCTACCACCACCGACCCAAATTTCCTCAGGTGTCCGATAAGCTAGATCCAGTAAACCCCAACTCGTGGACAACTCTGGATATTCTACCTCTAACCACTCTTCAGGTTTAGTCGGATCACTAAACTGCACCTGACCACCCCGTGCTAACAACCACATTTGTCCATCGTTAGTAAAACCCATATTTTCCAAACGACGGGAACTATTGCGGTTATGCGGTTGCCAAGCATTTTGACCAGGTTCCCAAGTAGAGTAAAAACTCCCTTTAGCAG harbors:
- a CDS encoding cell division protein FtsQ/DivIB, translated to MAGILSVSRTNLAQRRQKLRRQRQLKILQAIWRTLAVTGFAAVLFWGAIQPMWVLKDSGQIVIKSGGQVLTQKDIYSLLGLSSPQSLWRIEPSLIADSLRKQPNIAQATVSRRLLPPGLIIEIQERIPVAIAQVTTDQTVTSCVLNPAFTGKSTEVKSCLQNSGTANKQNELGLLDAGGVWMPLSTYISINPKAKLPRLIVIGVIAQYKPFWTQLYEAISSSSLKVTEINFQDPTNLILKTELGNVHLGSPSSRLTKQIQALVQMRRLPNEVNPSNIDYIDLKNPAIPLVQMNQKKSGLVIKKSDLLNKTPIR
- the psbO gene encoding photosystem II manganese-stabilizing polypeptide, whose product is MRYRALIVAFLALCLGLITACSDEPSTSVRDVLTYEQIRGTGLANKCPQLAETSRGSIAIDPSVKYSIKELCLEPTSFFVKEEPANKRQKAEFVPGKVMTRYTSTIDQVQGQLTSNADKSLTFKEEDGLDFQAITVKLPGGELVPFLFTIKNLVAQTQPNLTSINTSTDFEGTFKVPSYRGAAFLDPKGRGVVSGYDNAVALPAGSDNEELTRTNVKRAEILPGKISLRVAKVDNTSGEIAGTFESEQPSDTDLGAGEPKEVKIRGLFYARIEPLS
- the psaI gene encoding photosystem I reaction center subunit VIII gives rise to the protein MSSSFLPTILAYSSFLPSILVPLTGLVLPAVIFAFLFSYIESEDIA
- a CDS encoding photosystem II reaction center protein J, coding for MSGSGRIPLWVVATIAGLGVITVVGIFFYGSYAGIGSSM
- a CDS encoding photosystem II reaction center protein L, whose translation is MERTPNPNQQPVELNRTSLYLGLLLVFVLGILFSSYFFN
- the psbF gene encoding cytochrome b559 subunit beta, with product MTSGNNINQPVTYPIFTVRWIAVHTLAVPTVFFLGAIASMQFIQR
- the psbE gene encoding cytochrome b559 subunit alpha, which produces MAGTTGERPFADIVTSIRYWVIHSITIPALFVAGWLFVSTGLAYDVFGTPRPNEYFTQVRQEVPIVSDRFDAKKQVETFIGK